The following coding sequences are from one Mytilus trossulus isolate FHL-02 chromosome 8, PNRI_Mtr1.1.1.hap1, whole genome shotgun sequence window:
- the LOC134681080 gene encoding glutathione S-transferase 3, mitochondrial-like isoform X1, with amino-acid sequence MTVVSKIPQEYGYVVLTGVGSTFLIYWMTYKVVAARKKYKVEYPTLYSADNEKFNCVQRVHQNTLEGYPTYLMLLFAGGLQYPKTCAAAGWIWIAGKVAYAYGYYSDDLKKRRYGTFGYIGLFTMLGCTIGFGVRQLGWLPRHCH; translated from the exons atgacagttgtatCAAAGATTCCACAGGAGTATGGCTATGTAGTTTTGACAGGAGTTGGAAGTACCTTTCTTATTTATTGGATGACCTACAAAGTGGTAGCTGCCAGAAAGAAATACAAAGTAGAA tATCCAACCCTGTATTCTGCtgacaatgaaaaattcaaCTGTGTACAAAGAGTTCATCAAAATAc ATTGGAGGGTTATCCTACATACCTGATGTTGTTGTTTGCTGGAGGTTTACAATATCCT AAAACCTGTGCTGCAGCTGGATGGATATGGATCGCAGGAAAAGTAGCTTATGCATATGGTTACTATAGTGATg ATCTAAAGAAAAGACGGTACGGCACATTTGGTTATATTGGTTTGTTTACAATGCTGGGTTGTACCATTGGATTTGGTGTTCGTCAGTTAGGCTGGTTGCCAAGACATTGCCACTAG
- the LOC134681080 gene encoding glutathione S-transferase 3, mitochondrial-like isoform X2, which yields MTVVSKLPKEYGYVVLTGVASTFLLQWMTYKVIVARKKYKIWYPTLYSADNEKFNCVQRVHQNTLEGYPTYLMLLFAGGLQYPKTCAAAGWIWIAGKVAYAYGYYSDDLKKRRYGTFGYIGLFTMLGCTIGFGVRQLGWLPRHCH from the exons ATGACAGTTGTTTCAAAGCTTCCTAAAGAATATGGATATGTAGTCCTGACTGGTGTTGCTAGTACATTTCTGTTACAGTGGATGACATACAAAGTTATTGTGGCAaggaagaaatataaaatttgg tATCCAACCCTGTATTCTGCtgacaatgaaaaattcaaCTGTGTACAAAGAGTTCATCAAAATAc ATTGGAGGGTTATCCTACATACCTGATGTTGTTGTTTGCTGGAGGTTTACAATATCCT AAAACCTGTGCTGCAGCTGGATGGATATGGATCGCAGGAAAAGTAGCTTATGCATATGGTTACTATAGTGATg ATCTAAAGAAAAGACGGTACGGCACATTTGGTTATATTGGTTTGTTTACAATGCTGGGTTGTACCATTGGATTTGGTGTTCGTCAGTTAGGCTGGTTGCCAAGACATTGCCACTAG